The window TTGCGGTTTTTTTGCTTGCCGGCTGTAAAATGTGGCTGCCCTGGCAAAGCAGATCCGGAATGCCCCGGGCGAATCCCGAGAGCATTTATCAACAGGGGTTAGAAGAGTACAATGCCGGCAGCTACAAGCGTTCCATCGAACTCTTTCAGCGGGTTAAAGAGGAGTATCCGCTCAGCTCGCTGGCCATTATGGCGGAGATGGGGGTTGCCGATTCCTTTTTCAGCAGCAAGGAATATCCGGAGGCGGTGCTTGCCTATAAAGAATTCGTTGATCTGCATCCGACGAACGAAAATCTACCTTATGCCATGTACCAGACCGGGATGTGCTACCTGAATCAACTGACAACGGTAGATCGCGACAACTCCGAAGCTTTCAAGGCGATCAAGGAGTTTGAAAGGCTGACGGCGCGTTTCCCCGAAAGCAAATTCTCCGCGCTGGCCGAGAAGAAGATTCTGGAGTGCAGAAAGAGCATGGGAGAAAAAGAGTTATATATCGGTGAGTTCTATTTAAAAACAAAGAAATACGCGGCCTCGTTGCGCCGTCTCGAAAAGGTCGCGCGCGACTACGCCAATATCGGGCTTGATGACAAAAAGGTTAATCGTCTGATAACCGAAGCGAAAAACCACCTCAACGCCCCGGAGAAGAAAAAAAGCTGGTGGTTGTTTTAGGGCCTGTCCACAAATAACCTGAACATCTTGCATCTCATCTTTGGGCCATCTTTGGCTGTGGCTCAATCACAAAATCCTCAACGTAGCGCTGCTACGTCTGCGGTTTTGTTCAATCGCCGCAACCAAATCCAACCCAAATCTGAGCGCAATCTTGCCCAGGTTAATTGTGGACAGGCCCTTAGGGGGAGGCTTGACCGCTTAACTGGCCGCAGGCGGCAAGAATATCCCGTCCGTGACTGGCGCGCAGGATTGCTGTGTAATGGTGATCAAGCAGTATCTGCTGAAAGGCCGAGACTGCCGCGGGTGTGGGAGTATGGTAGGCGGAGCCGGGGAACTCGTTGAAGGCGATCAGGTTTAATTTGCAGTGAAGCCCCCGGAGGAGGCGAACGAGCTTTTTGGCATCCTCGGCCGAATCATTGACGCCCGCAAGCAAAATGTATTCGAAGGTCAGCATCCGTCTTCCCGGCATGGGATACTCCCGGCAGGCGGCAAGGAGTTCCGGCAGGGGATATTTGCGGTTGATCGGCATCAATTCGTCCCTTTTGCGGTTGTCCGGGGCGTTCAGGGAAATGGCGAGATTGACGCAGATGTCCCGGCCCAGTCGTTTGATCAGCGGGGCGAGGCCGGAGGTGGAGACGGTTATCTTACGGCTGGAAAAGCCGAGCCCGTAATCGGAAATCAGGATTTTGATCGCCTTTAAGACGTTGTCATAGTTGGCCAGCGGTTCCCCCATTCCCATCAGGACGATATTCTTGATATTCGGGCCTTCCGGCAAATTGCGCCGAAGCATGGTCATCTGGCCGGTAATCTCGGAAGGTTTCAGGTCGCGCTTGAACCCCAGGCTGCCCGTAAGACAGAAGCGGCAGCCCATCGCGCAGCCGGCCTGCGTTGAGATGCAGGCGGTCCAGTGGTTGCGTCCGGGGATGAGGACGCTTTCGATGAAGAAATCATCTGACAGCCGGAAGAGGACCTTCTTTGTCCCATCCTCAGACGCCTGGATCCGTTCTATTGCCGGTTCGGAAAGGTGGGCCAGTTCGGCCAGACGGGCGCGGAACTCCTGCGAGAGGGTGGTCATTTCTGCAAAAGAGGCTGCCCCGCCGTTGTAAAGCCATTTCATGATCTGGCGGGCCCGGTACTTCTCCTTTCCCAACCCGACGATCAGGGTTTCTATCTCTTCAAGGGACAAATCCCTGATGTTAGGTTTTGCTGTCATATTTTTCAGGCCCTGTCATTCCTCCGGTTGTAAAACAATGGCGATTCGCCGGTTCCTGGCCCGTCCTTCCGGGGTGTCGTTTTCCGCAACAGGCCTGTGCTCCCCGAACGCAACCGCCGCGAGCTTATGAGGGTCGAGCCCCTGGGTTTCCAGATACCGCACTACCGTGAGCGCGCGCGCCGCGGACAACTCCCAGTTCGTCGGATACTGCTTTGCGAGATTGCCCTTGATCGGAACATTGTCGGTGTGTCCCTCGACGCGGATCACCTTGTCCGTTTCCGCCGTCAGTATATCGACCACGCGGCCAAGCACCTCCAGCCCCTCGGGCTTTATTTCCGCCTTCCCGGAGTCGAAGAGAATCTTGTCCACAACATCCACCGTCAGCTTCCCCTTGAGTTCGGTTATGGCAATCTGTCCCTGCTTGATCTCATTATCCATTTTTTCGAGCAGGTTCTCGTACGTCCCGCTTACCTTTTTTACTTCCTGTTCCTTGGTTTTTCTAAGCAGGGCAATGCTCTCGTTGAGCATCTGCTTGTCTCCGGCAAGCTCAGCGTTTTGTTCGCGCAGGCGTTCTATAGTAATGGTTACCTCTTTTTTGAACGCCTCCGAACTGGTTTCGAGATTTTTTCTGTCAGTCGCAAGTTTTTCATGCTTGGCCTGTAAGCTTTTCTCTGCGTCAAGCAACGCTGCTTTTTCCTTGATTAAATTTTCCACTTCCAACTGGAGCT of the Syntrophales bacterium genome contains:
- the rlmN gene encoding 23S rRNA (adenine(2503)-C(2))-methyltransferase RlmN; this encodes MTAKPNIRDLSLEEIETLIVGLGKEKYRARQIMKWLYNGGAASFAEMTTLSQEFRARLAELAHLSEPAIERIQASEDGTKKVLFRLSDDFFIESVLIPGRNHWTACISTQAGCAMGCRFCLTGSLGFKRDLKPSEITGQMTMLRRNLPEGPNIKNIVLMGMGEPLANYDNVLKAIKILISDYGLGFSSRKITVSTSGLAPLIKRLGRDICVNLAISLNAPDNRKRDELMPINRKYPLPELLAACREYPMPGRRMLTFEYILLAGVNDSAEDAKKLVRLLRGLHCKLNLIAFNEFPGSAYHTPTPAAVSAFQQILLDHHYTAILRASHGRDILAACGQLSGQASP
- a CDS encoding outer membrane protein assembly factor BamD; the protein is MVHDKKVFAALLIAVFLLAGCKMWLPWQSRSGMPRANPESIYQQGLEEYNAGSYKRSIELFQRVKEEYPLSSLAIMAEMGVADSFFSSKEYPEAVLAYKEFVDLHPTNENLPYAMYQTGMCYLNQLTTVDRDNSEAFKAIKEFERLTARFPESKFSALAEKKILECRKSMGEKELYIGEFYLKTKKYAASLRRLEKVARDYANIGLDDKKVNRLITEAKNHLNAPEKKKSWWLF
- a CDS encoding OmpA family protein; the encoded protein is MLHLEKKLSFAVVALLIMSGCVGKSEYLKKQAEADDLKMDIATVTEKNRQLQLEVENLIKEKAALLDAEKSLQAKHEKLATDRKNLETSSEAFKKEVTITIERLREQNAELAGDKQMLNESIALLRKTKEQEVKKVSGTYENLLEKMDNEIKQGQIAITELKGKLTVDVVDKILFDSGKAEIKPEGLEVLGRVVDILTAETDKVIRVEGHTDNVPIKGNLAKQYPTNWELSAARALTVVRYLETQGLDPHKLAAVAFGEHRPVAENDTPEGRARNRRIAIVLQPEE